The region TTGAaactaaattctaaaaaaaaatatttgattgatTACCATTCCTCTTTTCGTTTGTATAGCGTCAGTATATTTCCAATTCCCGAATTGATAAAGCTCGTACTCTCCCGCGCTTTTTTCCTCGGGAGAAATGTCAGCGAGCGAAGAAGCTCAACCATCAAGCACGAACTCCGATCCTAAAGGTCAGACGCTGAAGTTCGCCGTGGCCATCACTCTTCTCCGATCGAAGCTTCTTCAAAACCAGTCCAATCCTTCTGAGTCCGACGCTCTCCGATGGAAGCGAAAGGTCCCGCCACCAATTTCTCATATCTCTGTttgatttttgcttttttcttagTCTTATAGAGTTTTTTATCTGTGGAGGTTTAGGCTAAGGAGCGAAAGCAAGAGATACTGAGACTCAGAAGATCTCAAGGAAGCAGAAGGTTCTCAaatttctctatctctctcgaTCGGCCTCttagagtgtttgatttttagGTTTTGTGATGTGCTTTTTGCCTTCAGATGCTACGCAGTATGATCTGTTCCCGCAAAGCGCTTCTTGCAAGTGCTATTTCTTTGATAATTTGGGGAAATTGAGCTCTGCGCGACTTGGAGACGGCTCTGATCGCAGATTCAACGACGTTCTTCGCCGGAGATTTCTCAGACAAGTTTATATCATCGAAATCATCATAACCATCATCATTGTCGCGATTGATTATTCTATTTATGTCCGATTGGTGTTCAGAAATTTTGATTATGCAGTGCGCCTTCAGGTTCTTACTTCTATTGTCAATAATTTGGTTTACTGTTCTTTACGTTTTCGCAATTCAAATTGTTTCTACGCCCATACAAAAATGGTACTTTGCATTGTGGTTCTCATTCTCTCCAAAAGGTATATACAGTATGCACTTAGTTTGAGATTTTTCGTTTAGATTTTATTCGCCCCGTTAGAATGTGAGTATGGGGATGAGGCTTGTGGCTTTCTCTTGGAGATCCAGAAGAGTGTTACACACTTGGTtacttcctttttttatttttattttctttttaaatgtaTTTTCTGGTTATAATTGCAGACTCGAATATTGAAGTCGATACGGAGCATGCAGCTCAGAGCCTCCGTTGATTTTCTGGTGGAGCTTTGTGACACTTTTTGTCCGGTCAGACTGCTTGgcttattgtatttttttttgcatgccTTCCATATTAATGTTGTTATAGTAAGGTtactttattcattaaaaaaaaaaaaagaaaaaaaaggaagaagatacGTTTGGTACACGGAATttgtatttcattaaaaaaaatgaataatttttatttaaaaaaaaagatcgtAGAATAAAAATAGTTATTGTCATAGCCCACGAGAGAATGAGTATTCCTTAAATTAAGGAATATCTATAACCCTCTCAATTCCCTCATAAGCAATGGAAATAACTATTTCAAGTGTTAGATTCTTATCATATACTTTAACATCAAGGCTATTCTATTCAAGCTTCTTAGATTCTTAAtgaaagctatttttttttcttctaataaaataatcattGCGTGTACCAAACGTATGTAACCTAAGTTTTCGTTAGtttattgtaattgattatcCATGAAAATATCGACCTTTAGTATTCATAAgtacccccccttttttttttctttttcaatttttttttttgtctaaaaaaataattcttaccTTACCCCCCAAAAAGTTCATTTAATATGTAAACAACTGCTATTTTCCATATGGTGTAGGTGCAGTACTGGATCATACCTCTTATGAtcaccatttaattaattatgctTGTACTCGCTTTACCCTAGCTTCTTGGCGAAGGGCTATGTCTTAACTATATATGGTCGGCATGATTAAAGGATTTGTCTTCGAAAGAAGAATGGTAACTTAAAAGATGGAAGCTGATACTAAGTTACTTCTGACTGTCTTTAACATCGTTCATCGGAATATCTTTAACATACTAAGAGTGGTCGATCCAAACTCTTAGGGAGTCACCACCTGTGTCCGTTGCGGGGTTAAATTAATTCAACACCCTCTATTATCTCATGCAATGGTGCCTGAGCAAATTAATCAATTTCATGTGTGACAGAGACAGTACTAATTAGTCAATCAAAATTAACCCATATTCTGCAACGAGTGAATTGTTGGTAATTAAATATTGTTGAACACACAGCATTGTTATCTcgttaattaaaataaaaaggagataATATTGCCTGGGACTTTGATACTCTCTCAAATTCTCAATATTTATACAtgccaaaaagaagaagaaaaagaaaaaaacaaaacaaaacaaaaagctggcctcttatttatataataataatttgcaATTCTCAAGATAATAGGCATTATTGGGCAACATCTGATCATCTGTCTGTGTCTCCTCCATAAGGTGTGCTTGACCTTCCGTTAACTCCTCAGCGAATGCTTTTGCCCAGTCGGTGTGTTCATCGTCAACAGCACAATTTGGGTCCAATATTCCTGGAATTGTGGTAAATTCTCCCGAGGGAGATTCCGGTGAATCGAATTGTTCCTCCACCGGCGTAGTTCCGATAATATTGGGTTTGTCATCAGAGTCAGACAAGTcaataattatataatgatCTCCATTTGGCAACCTAGTATTATCATCAGGGTTTGTCGTTGTCGTCAGTGCCGTTGCTGGTATGCCgccattgttgttgttttcttcactttGGAGCTTTGTCTTCTTTGATTTGTTGCAAATTTGCAGCTGAGGTTCAGAATCCGTACTTTGATCATCCTTCACTTTTCTGATCTCTTGGTTTTCTTCTTGTCCAATGagtttcctcttcttttctgaTATGCCATCCATCTTTTTAATTCGACAAAGCACATAATTTTGAAACTGCATCAAGCCGATAAATTTCTAAGTCAGAGCTGTTAATCTTTACGTAAAGAATATTCAAACAAGATATAACAGtataaaaaatcaagaatattCAAGAAATAGTTTAATATTGCTTACTTTTGCATGGATGAGCGTGGAGGCATCAAGGCTATACTCGTACATGATCCACCGCCCTTCATGCTCCGTCCTACTCTCATACCGAAACCTTTTTCTCATTCCAACAAGCCTCGTCGTAGTCCCCTCATCGCTCTTGTTGCTGCCGTATATCTTGACGCCAGTGTCCTCCCCTTTCCACGCACCGGTTCCGACCGTCCGGTCCAGACGTGAGCTGTTGacagtcttcttcttcacctttgTGAAGACGTAAAGCTCTTTTTTGTTGGTGCCTGTGCTGTCGTTGCATGCCTCCCATATCTCCCAAGGCTCTTTTTCGCCGTATAAGTTGCATTCAGGGATGCCGTTGTCTGATCCTCCGGTTGCTTTGTTGTAAAGATTATGGAGGAGTATTTCTATTTCTGTGGGTTTGAGCTTTATGCCCATGGCGGAAGTATAATTAGGAACTATAACTTCTGTGACAAGTTATGAGGATTGAGGCCTCCcctatttatatttaattaagtcGGTGTTGCTAAATGAGCTGTCACCCATCGGCTTCTCCAAGTTTGGCCTGGCACTTTTCCTTCCTTTCTGTCTCAGATTGAAATTAATGGAGTTTTCTCCTTCAGTTTAATGAAAGAcatgaccattttttttttctttttatttattttttaattatttaaccaaaTAGATTAGGAAACGCTCTCGCCACGTTAGCACTTTGCTTGGGGAGAAAGCGCGGGAAAGACTCAATTCAACTTGGTCTCGGCGCGTGATGACCGGCGGATAGGACTGCGACTGCCGGATTCATCTCTTCAGGTTTTCCCTATTATATTTTCCTTTCTTGCGTTGAATTGATTGTGTTTGAGGTGAGGAGGGGTGCGTGGGTTTCATGGTGAGAAAACCTAACCAAAGGGGCAGAGGTCGGGGGAGAGGTAGTTTGGTTGTAACACTTGGTAAGGGTTCTTCTGGGGGTCCTGTGACTAAGGGTGTCCCGGACCAGAATGTTTTCTCTGATGAAACGTCTGATCTTGGGATTTTGGTTGTTGATCAAACTGAAGAAGTGAAGAATTTGGTGGTTGTTGAGGGGAATGTGGAAGTGAAATTAAAGTAGTGTGGATGGGAATGTTGAGGAAATTGAAGTGGATGATGTGGCTTCTGAATGCCATGTAGTCCATAGTGATTGTTCTGAGAAATGCCCTGAGGATTGTGATGAAACAGAGGAGATTGATCCGAAATGAACCCTATCAGAATTTGGGTTGGAGAGGATTGTTTCAATCCAACTCATCGGTGGGGAAATTGGAGTATATTGCACCAATTAAAAATGGTGATCAGACCCTGGTTTATCCTTCTGATGAGGATATTGAGGAAGGGGTTGTCAAGTGGAGGTCTAGCCTTGTGGGGTAGTTCCTTGATAAATCTCTTCCTTTCTACTTGGTGAAGAAATCTGTTGCCATTATGTGGAAACAGTATGGAGAGGTGGAGGTCTTCTCACTGGAAAATGGAATGTTTCTTTCTAGGTTTACTGATGATCAATTGACTTGTGATGCGGTTTTGGAGGCCAAGATTTGGCATGTTGCTAATAAGCCATTGATATTGTGGAAGTGGTTGCCTGAAATGCAGGTTCTGAAATTGACCTTAACCTCGGTTCCTTTGTGGGTGAAGCTCCTTCACCTTCCAATGAAATATTGGACTCCCAAGTGCCTAAGTCTTGTTGCTTGTGGGGTTGGGAGACCTCTTTATGGAGATAAGGTCCCAGAAGAACATAAGAGGTTAGGCTATGCCCGGGTTTTAGTTGAGATTGATACTAAATCCAAGTGCCCCAAAGAGATTATCATTTGTAAGAGCAATGGTGAGACTGTGCCTGTTGAAGTGCAGTATCCTTGGCTTCCTCCCAAATGCTCTCTCTGTGGTGGTTTTGGGCATGTAGCTTATGCTtgttccaaaaaagaaaaaaagatctgGCTCCCTAAGCAGGCTGGGTATCAGGCAGTGAAGAATATTCAGATGGCAGCTAAGCAATCTACTCCCAAACATTTTGATCAGACTATCCGGAAACCTTCTTCTGGGTCTAAGCCTAAGAGAAAGGAAGGTGGACTCCGGCTGTCTAATTCCTTTGATGCCATAGGAATGGAGATTGATGCTGAAGGTGAAGTACATGATAAAACACCTTCTACCTTCCTAGATTTCTTTGAGAAGACTATCTCTTCTCGGGACAAAGGGAAGGCGAAAATTGGTGAGCATGAGGAGGATGTGGATTTGGAGACGGGTTTCTCTCCAACCAAGTTAGTATGAAGATACTTATCTGGAATATAAGGGGTTTTAACATACCCTTTAAACAACAGGAGGTAAGGAAGGAAGTCAAGAGATTGAATGTAAATATTATCTGCTTAGTTGAGACTCGGGTGAAGAAGGATAAGGCTCAGAATATCAAGAATGCTGTTCTCACTGGTTGGAACTTGATTCATAATTATGATATGCATTGGTTGGGCAGGATTTGGGTCTGTTGGGACCCAGGTATTACCTCAATTAAGCAACTGTCTTCTCATGAGCAAGTGGTTACCTGCCAGGTTGATAATGGCACTAATGGGGGCTCTTGGATTTTGTCCATTGTCTATGGGACTTCAGCCGATTGAAGGATCTGAGCACAAACCCTCAACTGGTCCCACGTGTAAGGTTCATGCTTCGTGATGTTCTTGATTTGAGGTCTAACAATTGGGTTCCTAGACGTGAAGAGGTAGACATCCTAATTTCATCTTTATTCTAGATAGATCATCAACTGATATAAAGGTGTGTTGAGTTATAATTTCTAATCATCTCTTTACTATCTTGGTTTTTGCAGGTAAAAGCCAAAACCATCACTGAGATACACTCAAGAAGCAGGGAGAAATCTTGGATTGCGTCCAGGTGCTACGTACTGCAAGCATTAGGAATAGTCGTGGTATTGACATGGGTTAACATGGGTTAACTCTTTTACAATTTATTGACATGACTTAACATGTAATTAAAaggttttaattatttaaatggcTGACATTGCTCGAAACATATTTTGACATATTAACTAGTTGTAAAAAGGTTTactcatattttatatttttgagagGCTAATGCCCTTTCAAATCGGGAAGCTGTAAAAAGATTAAACGAGATGTAGTGTAACGTTTCAGTCTCATATtagaaagagatgaatagttcacatagagtgagtaatttataaagatactcatgagtgttaagtctcacattatctagttactaggtgaaattgagctttataataagggattctaggaaagcttcaaattgacaaATCCTTTTGGGGTAATAGAACAGATATGGCTAGCGTTTTTTCTGGGTctttacaaatggtattagagccacctAATAATGCCAGGTCATGTGGAACTACAGTACTGCATGACGTGGTCCTGATGAGGACGTCAAGGGTTTAAGGGGGGTTTATAACGCCCCTGTCCTatattaggaagagatgaatagttcacataaagtgagtaatttataaagatactcatgggtgctaagtctcacattacctagttattaggtgaaactgtgctttataaggaattttaaGAAAGCTTCGAATTAACTAGTCTTTTTgaagtgatagcgcagatatgACTAGCGCTTTTTCTGGGTCGTTCCATGTagatttattaattgattttttctttctttttttttttatttttatttttatttttttattaatttttaatttttaattttttttaggcttGAATTCTCTGATAATTTTCGTTCATATCGCGTCAGTATACTTGCAAATAGTCATACCGGGACTTCAATATTTCCAATTCGCGAATTGATAAAGCTCGTACTCTCCCGCGCTTTTTCCTCGTGAGAAATGTCAGCGACCGAAGAAGCTCAACCATCAAGCACGAACTCCGATCCCAACGGTCAGACGCTGAAGTTCGCCGTGGCCATCTCTCTTCTCCGATCGAAGCTTCTTCAAAACCGGTCCAATCCTTCTGAGTCCGACGCTCTCCGATGGAAGCGAAAGGTCCTGCCACGAATTTCTCATATCTCTGTTTGGTTTGCGATAAAATTTCTCATatctttgtttggtttttgcttttttcttagCTAGTCTTATTGAGTTTTATCTGTGGAGGTTTAGGCTAAGGAGCGAAAGCAAGAGATACTGAGACTCAGAGAAGATCTCAAGGAAGCCGAAGGTTCTCAaatttctctatctctctcgaTCGGTCTCTTAGAGCGTTTGATTTTTAGGTTTTGTGATGTGCTTTTTGCCTTCAGATGCTACGCAGTGCGATCTGTTTCCGCAAAGCGCTTCTTGCAAGTGCTATTTCTTTGATAATTTGGGGAAATTGAGCTCTACGCGACTTGGAGACGGCTCTGATCGCAGATTCAACGACGTTCTTCGCCGGAGATTTCTCAGACAAGGTTATATCATCGAAatcatcatcaccatcatcattGTCGCGATTGATTATTCTATTTATGTCCGATTGGTGTTCAGAAATTTTGATTGTGCAGTGCGCTTCaaggaaaggagaagaaaagcaGGTGGATCACTTCAGCGACGTCATTCTTCAGGTTCTTACTTCTTACTTCAATTGTCAATAATTTGATTTACTGTTCTTTACGTTTTCGCAATTCAAATTGTTTCTACGCCCATACAAAATGGTACTTTGCATTGTGGTTCTCATTCTCTCCAAAAAGGAATATAcacttaatttgagatttttcgTTTAGATTTTATTTGCCACGTTAGAATGTGAGTATGGGGATGAGGCTTGTGGCTTTCTCTTGGAGATTCAGAAGAGTGTTACACACTTGGTTACTTCTGATTAATCTGATGAATTGTTGTTGTATTTGAACTTGGAGTAATATTAAAAGCAAATGggcttcctttttttattttctttttaaatgtaTTTTCTGGTTATAATTGCAGACTTGAATATTGAAGTTGATACGGAGCAGCTCAGAGCCTCCGTTGATTTTCTGGTGGAGCTTTGTGACACTGTTTGTCCGGTCAGACTGCTTGACTTACTGTATTTTTTTGCATGCCTTCCATATCGTTCTTATAGTGAGGTtactttattcataaaaaaaaaaaggttacgtTTGGTAAATGAAATGagtattccattaaaaaaaataaataatttttattgaaaatgaaaaaacgGAGAATGAAATAGCCATTATCATAGCCCATGAGAGAATGAGTATTCCTTAAAttaaggaatagttattcctctcaaTTCCCTCATGAGCAATGGAAATAACTATTTCAAGTGTTAGATCCTTATCATAAATACTTTAACATCAAGGTTATTCTGTTCAAGCTTCTTTGATTTCTAATAaaaggttctttttttttttttttttttttttttttttcaatgtttcgTTTATTCTATTaattgttgattttatttttcaggtgGGAGAGGCCAATTTAACTAAATGGGGACACCAGGCTGTAGAGTTTATCCTAGGTACTGGTTGCGATTCTGCTATGCATTTCATTTAAGCTGTGTCAGTTTGTTCTACTAGTTATGTAGTCTGCTTCATTAGtttattgtaattgattatcCATGAAAATATCAACTTTTAGTATTCATAAGtacctcctttttttttgtctaaaaaaataattcttaccTTAAATAAAGTGCCTTTAATATGTAAACAACTGCTATTTTCCATATGGTGTAGGTGCACTGGATCATACCTCTTTTGAtcaccatttaattaattatgctTGTACTCGCTTTAATTTACACTTCTTGGTGACGGCTATGTCTTTACTATGGTCCGCATGATTAAAGGATTTGTCTTTGAAAGAAGAAAGTTAAGTTAAATGATGGAAGCTGATACCGAGTTACTTATGACTGTCTTTAATATCCTTTGTCGGAATGTTTTGTCTCTTAGTTCCATGCTAGAATTTATTTAGGATAATATTGAAAGAAGTACTGGATCACAGGTGGCACGAAAGAGTAAGGATGCAAAGATCAGTGTGCGAAACTGGAAAAGTGATGTGATGTCCTATGTTTGAATagaaaattttccctaaagttgaATGGAAAGAAAGTAATTGGAACAATTAGACTGACTTAAATTAGAAACCGTAACCATTATTATATGAATTGCAAAAGTGCAACAACCTACAGTTAGTGTTCCTCTTTGATTTTATACAGGGAGGTAGGGAAGTAGTCAGCTCTGGTTAGTTTCACTACTGGCTACCGCCTTTACTTGCACTTCGGTGCAGTAGTTAAAGCTCTACACCTAATGTCTTATAAGTTTCTCCTTATCTGTGCTActgtttctttttatatttatggtCTTGGTTCTTACTCTCCAAATTGATAATATTTGTTCTCCTTATTGAAGCTTCCTTGACGAATCTATTGTCAACTGAAAGGAACATGGAACTCATTGAAGGAATCGTCAGCAGCTTAATTATGCATTTGGTTAGAAGGATGTGTTCCCCCTTGAAAGTAGATGGTAATGGTTTTTTGCGGTTGGTATTTAGCTTAATGCTTTGTTTAGCTTTTTATTCTTAAGACATATAGTGGTTTCAATTTTACACTGTAATTTTGTCACCCTATAAAAGATTGTtgtatgttttcttttcttttcctcagtGATatttccattaggatttttgatttatttctctttttctttgtgaATTTTGGTTTCAATATTCTGTTACAGAGTCACTTCACACCGACTCTGATGCCCAGTTCTATGTTCAGCACTTGATTCGTAAGCTTGGAAGTGAAGCCTACATTGGACAACGTGCAATACTTTCAGTTTCTGAGAGAATTTCTGTACTAGCTGAAAGTTTGCTTTTCTTAGATCCATTTGATGATTCTTTTTCCAACACGCATGAGTGCATGTTCAAACTGTAAGTATTCTGCAAAAGCACATTTACTATCATGATGATCTGCCTGATCTTTTCAGTTGTGCACCAGAAGTAATTTGTTGGTGCAATTTTGTGCCGACACAATTTCAGTTTATGCcatacattttttcttttggcggGAAGAGTGTTATGACGATGGATTTGTCTAATTTGCTCATGCGAATAACAGGATCCAGCTTATTGAGTTTCTGATATCAGACTACTTACTAATGTGGTCAAGAGATGAAGGCTTTGACAAGAGTATGTATCGCAGTTGCCGCATAACTTAGTTAACTTTGTACATCTATTCTACCACCCTAGCCTTCTTTTCAAGACTTGATAGATTTTCCAAGCTTGACCTATAAGCATAAGTGGCATAGTACTTtgtttacaaaaagaaaataaaacgtAGTAATAGCAATACTACTACTAATACTTCATTGACATCTTGAAACTCTAGAAACCATTGTTGTTGATTTTCTCCGTAATTGAAATGAAGCAATCTTGTATGCATAGACAACTACAAAATGATGTAACATAATGATAATGCAGTGCTGTTCGAAGAGTGGGTGGCATCAATTCTACATGTGCGGAAAGCATTGGAACTTTTGGAAAACAGAAATGGGCTTTATGTGCTTTACATGGATCGAGTCACAGGTGAATTGGCTAAACAAGTAGGACAGTCTTCATCACTCCAGATGCTCAAACCGGAGATTCTTGATAATCTGTTCCACTGAATACATCTTCGCATGTTACTTCTGGGAAATGTAAGTCCATCCCTTGATCCTTCGTTTCCCAATTCccttcaccccccccccccaagcaaTATATGATCATTATTATCACTTGGAATATGCaagaatctgaaaaaaaaaaaaaagtgttggatTTGGCTAACCTGATTCGATGGAAAATATGCTATAGACTTAAACCCGAGGGaggtctctatctctctcaaacATATGTATCATCCTTTCTATTGATTCATAGGGAAAAATATTAGGAAACTGATTATCTACTTGTTTACAAATAATATCTACATTGTCTGTCTTATTCCTAATACCATTTGACATCAGGATCACAAATCCTCCCCTGTTCTTGCCGGCTATAGTCAGGTCCCTGTTTCATGTAAgctagatatttttagatggaaaaatgatttcattacAACTCCTACACAATTTCAACACAACCCACTCCCACATTGGGTGAGACCCTAGGTATTGTAGGACATCAAATTCATACAGTTAATTTGTAATGGACTTTCAAAATTGTGCTACGTCAtcaaaattaggaaaaaaagctaaaatgatagaaaaaagagagaggtaGTTAGCCAGAGTAATGCTACAAGTAGGACTCTCAAATAGTTGATTGGACTGGTCAGCCACTCATTAACTGTTCAGGAATGTTATAACTCTTTCTAGTGTTTTTCTGGTGTCCATCTGGAAGGATATAAatgtaatcaaaaaaattacatttatgtctttctGGATGACatggatgtaatttttttaattttttttaattacattatGTCATTTCAGATGGATACCAGAAGAACACTAGAAAgagctctagcattcctcttaaCTGTTTTGAGAGTAGGTAGACGAGGACCACCCTCAAAGCAGGCCACCACCCCTTTCTTTTCACTATTTTTACCCCTTTTCTTAATTTTGATGATTGTCACAATTGTGACCATTCATTACAAATGAAGAGCTAAGATTTGAGGTGTTGCAAACCTTACAAtaaactaatgctccgtttgtttcgacataaaatgatttatggaaaatgatttcgacattttacggtgtttggtaggggtgaaaataatggtcaacgaaaatcatttttggtttgaccgtaaaagcttctttaattaaaaaccgtaaatcattttccaaaattaaactcttcgtccttgcacggatgtttgatatttgattgctggaatccggcaatagTCGATCGTCGGAATCCAGGCGGCATCAGAATCCAGCAGCATCCAGCCACCAGAATACTGTCggcaccggaatccggcgacatccaGCCACCGTCCCTGGATGCCGGCGGACTAGATTGCGGCTGAATCTAGTCGAAATCCCGCCATGGTCAgtatctggccaaaatggccgggatccggccgaaTCTAGCCAAAATGGCTGGGATCCTGCAGGATTTGACCGGATCAGGATGAGTCTTGCCGGAATCCgtccattttggccggatctgaCCAAACATgttcaccggaatccggcaacggcgaccggagGTTGCCGGATTCTGgagacagttgcattttcacttttcgtaattttttcatacgaaccaaacgccaaaaaatattttatagaaaattattttttctgaaaatgatttcgccgaaaatatttttcgatgtaaactattttatgtcgaaacaaacggaagaCAAGTAGTACAAAATCCTCATCTGTGTAGGTGCATGGATTGAGGGATCAGGATCCCCggcaattttaaagaaattgccCATCCACAATTTTAACAATCCAGGCCGTTCGTTACAAGAATGGCGAACAAGAATGGCATGGAAGTCTAAAAAGTattggattttaaaaattgaacccAGCCTCTTTTTGGTTTCGGACAAAAATCGGTCAGTTTATCTTTCATCTGTCTATCTCTCGTtgtccctccctctctctccattttctccCTTGCAGAAAGCATAACTTTCTTTGAAGCTTAAGAGAGTTTACACCAAAGCAATATCCCTTCATTTACAGTAAGAGCAACGCCATAATCAATCACAAAGGTAAGCaaggttttctttgttttttaatttttttcctctttgatTTCCTTGAATCCTTTTGATCTGATTTTTTCGTCGACCATTTTTCTTGTTACAGAACTACCGATTCTCATTTTTCTCTGACCGGGTCTGCTCAGTTTCTCTTTAACTCCTGAAAGCGATTCGTCAAGAACGGCAATTACTACGAATAGATTGACTTGAAGCTTGGGTCATTATAAGTTTAATTTCCACAACTATAATCAGCATGTTTAATCAAAACCAGCTACTAGAACCTGGACAAGCCATAAATGTTGCTTTTTTATCATACAATTTGAAAAGGAGTGGTACAGTTCCGTCATCAAACACTAACAAAAAGAGACCCAAACAGAGCTTATAGCAAACGCattaaacttttgaaaagaaaaaagaaatgaattcgGACACGAAGAGGGAATTTTGACAAAGACGAACAAGAAGACAATGAGgttgaaaagaagaagacggGGAGGGCCTTCAAAATTTCAGAGAATGGTAGagaattaaaaaatgttaaaaaaccATAAACCAAAATTTAGATCGAAAGGAAaccattgagaaaaaaaaagaaaaaaaaaaagaaaacctacaTATGTggattgaagaaaatgaagaagaaaacctTTTAGAGTGAAAAGAGTGTTTGATTGTTGCAAACTTGCGGTCTGAATCAGTTGCAGAAAgatgaagaaggaaaaggagaactggggaagagagagagagagagagagatgcagactGTATTTGGGAGGGAGAACCGAAAGAAACTAGGGGGTTGAGAAAGCACGGATCGCTGATGAGGTTGGGACGTGGATCGATGAACTGTCTTCTTAAGAGCCGTTACTTTAAATGGatggcttaaattaaaaaaattgtgtatgAGCAATTTCTTTGAGATTGCCGGGGATCTCAATCCAGGTCTAATAGATTTCCTGAGAATGGGATAAAGGTCATCTCTGAAGTGGATACCTTCttttacttaatatatatatatatatatatttttttttcagatacgttagaaaaaaacaaccaaagccAAATGGCCCTGGGAACAACTACAATTAAGGATCCGGAGAAGGAGCAACATTGCTCAATAGATTAGTGCCACCG is a window of Alnus glutinosa chromosome 4, dhAlnGlut1.1, whole genome shotgun sequence DNA encoding:
- the LOC133865515 gene encoding protein MULTIPOLAR SPINDLE 1; the encoded protein is MSATEEAQPSSTNSDPNGQTLKFAVAISLLRSKLLQNRSNPSESDALRWKRKAKERKQEILRLREDLKEAEDATQCDLFPQSASCKCYFFDNLGKLSSTRLGDGSDRRFNDVLRRRFLRQVRFKERRRKAGGSLQRRHSSDLNIEVDTEQLRASVDFLVELCDTVCPVGEANLTKWGHQAVEFILASLTNLLSTERNMELIEGIVSSLIMHLVRRMCSPLKVDESLHTDSDAQFYVQHLIRKLGSEAYIGQRAILSVSERISVLAESLLFLDPFDDSFSNTHECMFKLIQLIEFLISDYLLMWSRDEGFDKMLFEEWVASILHVRKALELLENRNGLYVLYMDRVTGELAKQVGQSSSLQMLKPEILDNLFH